A genomic segment from Diadema setosum chromosome 11, eeDiaSeto1, whole genome shotgun sequence encodes:
- the LOC140235511 gene encoding ubiquitin carboxyl-terminal hydrolase isozyme L3-like, producing MSEESGIRWIPLESNPQVMSKFMHRIGMSDQWQFIDVIGLDDDLLMILPQPVVALVLLFPYNDKTKAFTETEEKKILEDGQTVSDKLYYMKQTISNACGTIGLLHAVFNNTQTVSLESTLKEFRDETKDMTPEERGKKLESSETISQAHEVSAQEGQTEPPAPEENVCLHFIALVEKEGCVYELDGRKKFPINHGPVEESFLKSAANVCKKFMARDLSTLHFNVVALAKSD from the exons ATGTCTGAGGAATCTGGAATACGTTGGATACCTTTGGAGTCCAATCCTCAG GTTATGTCCAAG tttatgcACCGTATTGGGATGTCTGACCAGTGGCAATTCATTGATGTAATTGGGCTGGATGATGATCTATTGATGATCTTGCCACAGCCAGTGGTAGCACTTGTGCTCCTCTTTCCTTACAATGACAAG ACTAAAGCATTTACAGagacagaagagaaaaaaatcttgGAGGATGGGCAGACTGTGAGTGATAAGCTGTACTACATGAAGCAGACAATTAGCAATGCCTGTGGGACTATTGGACTACTACATGCTGTCttcaacaacacacaaactGTGTCACTAG AGAGTACTCTTAAGGAGTTCCGCGACGAGACCAAAGACATGACACCAGAGGAGCGGGGTAAGAAGCTGGAGTCCAGTGAAACCATCAGCCAGGCCCATGAAGTGAGTGCACAGGAGGGACAAACTGAG CCTCCTGCGCCAGAGGAGAATGTCTGTCTACATTTCATTGCACTGGTAGAGAAGGAAGGCTGTGTGTATGAGCTGGATGGCCGCAAGAAGTTCCCCATCAATCACGGACCAGTGGAGGAAAGTTTTCTCAAG TCAGCTGCAAATGTGTGTAAGAAGTTCATGGCCCGTGACCTGTCTACACTACACTTCAATGTGGTGGCTCTGGCAAAGAGTGATTAA
- the LOC140234868 gene encoding uncharacterized protein has protein sequence MAFFSLVIVLSILACSSAQVDVATDLGIIRGSQNDFKGETINDFRGIPYAEAPVGERRFFYPVPKFSWGDTILNATQYGPSCPRVSPSPDQYATMDEDCLFLNIIVPANAVTQNSELPVLVFIPGQGDGADYVGREMAVIGSVIVVTINYRSEVLGYLSTGDDCIPGNYGLWDQRLAIEWVRDNIGPFGGNASSITIVGQGKGAVGVSAQILSPRNDNQVFQRAVIQSGVLEDDLHIMSDDDAEELADEFADSLQCNSSVWTSRLDCLRSKSWQDIVSSGLVPGFLPRIDGDFLPEPVGELIERDDIYQYDVIFGFNSDEGILLSNNTNFPNVTNEEEVRQVLLDMFIDKFDNNEDATLGYEMIDLVYVDPVVGLTSEEAAERLLLDVYGDDKLISRSVKYLRRHSESQQANTYMYFFDYIDFDYVRLTSDLRIGAASGEELFYLWDSVLNEDTTLDAANAQTTSIRTNMIGYWTNFVNTGNPNEGPASPTPSPMWPQFDAVNETYLWIKDATETDEHLKAGFTKLWLEVIPDLLTRNQPETCSAEAPVPDILTGNDRDNVDEFIVVSVTDSEDTPLGQVRGTVRTADEGVGGRRIASFLGLPYAEPPIGDLRFRNSRILDDWGENTFRNATEYPAICIQGGGVGQPPLAPVIESEDCLFLNIYAPVIEPDSLPLPVIVYLHSGLYTSGNGVTFDGSTLASYANAVIVPLNYRLGPLGWLSTLDEECPGNFGLIDVVTALQWIQQYISSFGGDPNSVTVFGMGTGAQLGHLISLNGLNDGLMHKIIALGDSVLSPPILKASTKNPLELAEELALNVDCPVTTTPALVECLRGKPAEEVQRASFGQQGLFQSNLFPVVDGIVLKNTSDKILQSGDFETIPLLVGATEMDNTIFTSVYSPTGCPNDAIATRILEDVVQSIYDGQPEVVSLLDMFYLTSDLSPAVTYEECKIGHQVSELLSDLWLNVPFFETARLLKQADNKDMYVYFLGFRPRDHLNSAFLAPWVELTFGDDVPYAFGWPYDQTITESVGMCFSVADRVVSINFMEMISSFARTGVPQTALPEVRKWEPFDPASYNALILDVCPYQAPLPRGAEKDIFWNTIIAGLSNFDANDDDVTPVTTTVETPTSSPSTVSSFIGLDVTVEEAGRIIGGLIIALVVLGGLILTVILIMCISSCCRSNTSNKPV, from the exons ATGGCATTTTTCTCACTTGTAATCGTATTGTCCATTCTCGCTTGTAGTTCTGCGCAGGTCGACGTCGCAACCGATCTCGGAATCATTCGAGGAagtcaaaatgatttcaaaggTGAAACCATAAACGACTTTCGAGGAATTCCGTACGCCGAAGCGCCAGTAGGGGAAAGACGATTTTTTTACCCAGTGCCAAAATTTTCATGGGGTGACACCATTTTAAACGCGACCCAGTATGGACCTTCGTGTCCACGGGTCTCGCCAAGCCCTGATCAGTATGCGACCATGGATGAAGATTGTCTCTTCTTGAACATTATTGTACCAGCAAATGCTGTCACACAAAATAGCGAGCTACCTGTTTTAGTATTCATTCCTGGGCAAGGGGATGGTGCTGACTACGTAGGACGCGAAATGGCCGTTATTGGATCAGTAATCGTAGTCACCATCAACTATCGTTCTGAAGTTCTTGGTTACTTAAGCACCGGCGACGACTGCATACCAGGCAATTACGGATTATGGGATCAGCGCCTTGCCATAGAGTGGGTGCGAGATAACATAGGTCCATTTGGCGGTAATGCCAGCAGTATCACCATCGTTGGACAGGGTAAAGGGGCCGTAGGTGTATCAGCCCAAATTCTTTCGCCTCGTAACGATAACCAAGTTTTCCAGCGTGCAGTCATTCAGAGCGGTGTGTTGGAAGACGATCTTCACATCATGAGTGACGATGATGCTGAGGAGCTGGCTGACGAGTTCGCCGATTCTCTACAGTGCAACTCCAGCGTGTGGACTAGCCGACTCGATTGTCTGCGAAGTAAATCTTGGCAAGACATTGTCTCAAGTGGCCTAGTTCCAGGATTCTTGCCTCGCATCGACGGCGACTTCTTGCCGGAACCTGTTGGCGAACTTATAGAAAGGGACGATATTTATCAGTACGATGTCATCTTTGGGTTCAACAGTGACGAAGGAATCTTGCTATCGAATAATACAAATTTCCCTAACGTCACCAACGAAGAAGAGGTGCGCCAAGTCCTGCTCGATATGTTCATTGATAAGTTCGACAATAATGAAGATGCCACTTTGGGTTACGAGATGATTGATCTCGTGTACGTCGATCCCGTCGTCGGTCTAACAAGTGAAGAAGCCGCTGAGAGACTTTTGCTAGACGTTTACGGAGACGATAAACTTATCTCGAGATCTGTGAAGTATCTAAGACGTCATTCAGAGAGTCAGCAAGCCAacacgtacatgtacttcttcGACTACATAGATTTTGACTACGTTAGATTAACCTCTGACCTCAGAATAGGTGCTGCTTCTGGGGAAGAGTTGTTCTACCTCTGGGATTCAGTTCTCAATGAAGATACAACCCTTGATGCGGCAAATGCGCAGACCACTTCAATCCGAACGAACATGATTGGATATTGGACGAACTTCGTCAACACCGG GAATCCAAATGAAGGCCCTGCCTCTCCGACACCCTCGCCAATGTGGCCCCAGTTTGACGCGGTGAACGAGACGTATCTCTGGATCAAAGATGCCACTGAGACTGACGAACATCTGAAGGCGGGTTTCACTAAACTTTGGCTGGAAGTTATTCCCGATCTCCTTACTCGGAACCAGCCGGAGACATGCAGCGCAGAAGCGCCCGTCCCTGACATCCTGACAGGAAATGACCGAGACAATGTCGACGAGTTCATTGTTGTTAGCGTGACTGATTCTGAAGACACACCGCTGGGACAGGTTCGAGGAACCGTGCGCACAGCTGATGAAGGGGTCGGTGGACGACGCATTGCCAGCTTCCTAGGTTTGCCGTATGCAGAGCCACCCATTGGTGATCTCCGCTTCAGGAATTCCAGGATCCTTGATGACTGGGGAGAAAATACATTCCGCAATGCGACAGAGTATCCGGCAATTTGTATACAAGGCGGTGGAGTTGGCCAGCCGCCGCTAGCGCCAGTAATTGAGAGTGAAGATTGTCTGTTCTTAAATATTTATGCACCTGTTATAGAGCCGGACTCATTACCTCTTCCAGTTATTGTTTATCTGCATTCTGGTCTGTACACATCAGGTAACGGCGTGACATTTGATGGTTCAACACTCGCTTCGTATGCTAATGCAGTCATTGTTCCACTAAACTACCGCCTGGGTCCTCTTGGATGGTTGAGTACACTTGATGAGGAGTGTCCTGGTAACTTTGGACTAATAGACGTTGTTACGGCTCTGCAATGGATTCAGCAATACATCAGCAGTTTCGGAGGAGACCCCAACAGCGTGACAGTGTTTGGAATGGGTACTGGTGCACAGCTCGGCCATCTTATATCTCTGAATGGTCTTAATGATGGACTGATGCACAAGATTATTGCACTTGGGGATTCAGTCCTTTCTCCTCCTATTCTGAAGGCATCGACAAAGAATCCTCTAGAGTTAGCTGAGGAACTGGCGCTGAATGTGGATTGTCCCGTGACCACCACACCCGCCCTCGTAGAGTGTCTCAGGGGCAAACCCGCTGAGGAAGTGCAACGAGCATCATTTGGCCAGCAAGGTCTTTTCCAATCGAATTTGTTCCCAGTTGTGGATGGGATAGTCCTGAAAAATACATCCGACAAGATTCTCCAGTCTGGCGATTTCGAAACTATTCCTCTTCTCGTCGGGGCTACAGAAATGGACAACACTATCTTCACAAGCGTGTATTCCCCTACAGGGTGCCCCAACGATGCCATAGCTACCCGTATTCTCGAAGATGTTGTTCAAAGTATCTACGACGGTCAACCAGAGGTCGTCTCTTTATTGGACATGTTCTACCTGACGAGCGACCTGTCCCCGGCTGTTACCTACGAAGAATGCAAGATCGGTCACCAGGTCAGCGAGCTGTTAAGTGATCTCTGGTTAAACGTGCCGTTTTTTGAGACTGCAAGACTCCTAAAACAGGCTGATAATAAGGACATGTATGTCTATTTCTTAGGCTTCCGACCGAGAGATCATCTCAACTCTGCCTTCTTAGCTCCGTGGGTGGAGCTTACATTCGGTGACGACGTTCCCTATGCATTCGGCTGGCCATATGATCAGACAATTACGGAGAGTGTTGGAATGTGCTTCAGCGTGGCCGATAGGGTGGTCAGCATTaatttcatggaaatgataTCTTCCTTTGCTCGAACAGG TGTTCCCCAGACAGCTCTTCCTGAAGTAAGGAAGTGGGAGCCCTTCGACCCAGCCTCGTACAACGCCCTTATCTTAGACGTTTGCCCCTACCAGGCACCCCTACCCAGAGGAGCCGAGAAAGACATCTTCTGGAACACCATCATCGCTGGCTTAAGCAACTTCGACGCCAACGATGACGACGTCACTCCTGTCACGACAACGGTAGAGACTCCGACGTCCAGTCCGTCCACGGTCTCCAGTTTCATTGGCTTGGACGTAACGGTGGAAGAGGCCGGCCGGATCATCGGTGGTTTGATAATCGCTCTCGTTGTGTTAGGAGGACTGATCCTTACTGTAATCTTGATAATGTGCATATCCTCTTGTTGTCGATCTAATACTTCAAACAAGCCTGTGTAA